The following coding sequences lie in one Phragmites australis chromosome 8, lpPhrAust1.1, whole genome shotgun sequence genomic window:
- the LOC133927231 gene encoding uncharacterized protein LOC133927231, which translates to MDESWRCTMGSVLPRLRSPDQHAGGGSQSLAPDDFRDVFGGPPRTVLLRNFHGEAADYHSPTGHQYTNYGDAFCRRQYGDGRGQLAPAPAVPTEVGFFDDIFGTRHMRSRSRSKSKSSSAVNSEELPSGFCRPVASGGHFDATLSSFTSRLRPVTIHSRRYDSSPPSTASTRGEYQSSFTCSTAAYPAARYYYGADFKAGRANHSSAADSSAVANHHRQHRACSSFCCFTSNPETNSNAPSFRRTRRARSPATETTITDFSNADYDYGYYCSPPSATTSSLFTNPLARTPRRLEEVVMEVRERAPLLMDDGDIDSVGAAAVDEAIAWAKERFWSQAN; encoded by the exons ATGGACGAGTCGTGGAGGTGCACGATGGGCTCGGTGCTGCCGCGGCTGCGGTCGCCGGACCAGCACGCCGGAGGCGGCAGCCAGAGCCTGGCCCCCGACGATTTCCGGGACGTGTTCGGCGGACCGCCGCGCACCGTGCTCCTCCGCAACTTCCACGGCGAGGCGGCTGACTACCACTCACCGACGGGCCACCAGTACACGAACTACGGCGATGCTTTCTGCCGCCGGCAGTATGGCGACGGCAGAGGCCAGCTGGCTCCGGCGCCGGCCGTGCCCACAGAGGTGGGCTTCTTTGACGATATCTTTGGCACCCGTCACATGAGGTCGCGGTCGAGGTCCAAGTCGAAGTCCTCGTCGGCGGTCAACTCTGAGGAGTTGCCCTCTGGCTTCTGCCGGCCGGTGGCCTCCGGCGGCCACTTCGACGCCACGCTCTCGTCATTCACATCCAGGCTCAG ACCGGTGACGATCCATTCGCGGCGGTACGACTCGTCGCCGCCGTCGACGGCGTCCACGAGAGGGGAGTACCAGAGCAGCTTCACATGCTCGACGGCCGCGTACCCGGCGGCTCGCTACTACTACGGCGCCGACTTCAAGGCCGGCAGAGCGAACCACAGCAGCGCCGCCGACAGCTCGGCGGTCGCGAACCACCACCGGCAGCACCGCGCGTGCAGTAGCTTCTGCTGCTTCACGTCAAACCCGGAGACCAACAGCAACGCGCCCAGCTTCCGGCGGACACGCAGGGCGCGGTCGCCCGCGACCGAGACCACCATCACCGATTTCTCTAACGCCGACTACGATTACGGGTACTACTGCTCGCCGCCGTCAGCCACCACGTCGTCGCTCTTCACCAACCCACTGGCGAGGACGCCGCGGCGGCTGGAGGAGGTGGTAATGGAGGTGAGGGAGCGGGCGCCACTGCTGATGGACGACGGCGATATTGACAGCGTCGGCGCTGCGGCTGTGGACGAGGCGATTGCCTGGGCCAAGGAGAGGTTCTGGAGCCAAGCCAATTAA
- the LOC133927230 gene encoding solanesyl-diphosphate synthase 1, mitochondrial isoform X1, producing the protein MSWRWSLARRGAALAARSGAGSVVQAQRLLASSSGAGTLLGRHHLPHASQIRSEVVGCRGAAFLSSRWLHDAQYHIRQDGASRAEEQQDPFELVADELSLLANRLRSMVAAEVPKLASAAEYFFKVGAEGKKFRPTVLLLMASALKFPMSESTEGGVLSILANKLRTRQQNIAEITEMIHVASLLHDDVLDDADTRRGVSSLNLIMGNKLSVLAGDFLLSRACVALAALGNTEVVSLMATAVEHLVTGETMQISTSREQRRSMEYYLQKTYYKTASLISNSCRAVAILAGHTAEVSMLAYEYGRNLGLAFQLIDDVLDFTGTSASLGKGSLSDIHHGIITAPMLYAMEEFPQLHEVVDQGFDNPANVELALDYLQKSRGIERTKELAREHANRAIKAIESLPDSDDEDVLTSRRALIDITERVITRTK; encoded by the exons ATGTCCTGGCGGTGGTCTctcgcgcggcgcggcgcggcgctggCCGCCCGGAGCGGGGCAGGCAGCGTGGTCCAGGCGCAGAGGCTCTTGGCGTCCTCCTCGGGCGCGGGCACCCTCCTGGGGAGGCACCACCTTCCCCACGCCTCCCAGATTCGGAGCGAG GTTGTGGGTTGCAGAGGAGCTGCTTTCCTGAGTTCGAGATGGTTACATGATGCCCAATACCACATTCGCCAGGACGGGGCTTCAAGGGCCGAG GAACAGCAAGATCCATTTGAATTAGTTGCCGATGAGCTATCACTTCTTGCAAATAGGTTACGATCCATGGTGGCTGCTGAG GTCCCCAAACTGGCATCAGCAGCTGAGTACTTTTTTAAGGTGGGAGCTGAGGGAAAAAAATTCCGACCTACG GTTTTGTTGCTGATGGCATCAGCTCTGAAATTCCCTATGTCAGAATCAACAGAAGGTGGAGTTCTCAGTATATTGGCAAATAAGCTCCGCACACGGCAGCAGAATATTGCCGAGATAACTGAAATGATCCAT GTCGCAAGCCTTCTGCATGATGATGTTCTAGACGATGCTGATACTAGGCGAGGCGTCAGTTCGTTGAATCTCATTATGGGGAACAAG CTTTCTGTGCTGGCTGGTGACTTCCTCCTGTCTAGAGCATGTGTGGCACTTGCAGCACTTGGGAACACTGAG GTGGTATCTCTAATGGCAACTGCTGTAGAACATCTCGTTACTGGTGAAACCATGCAGATCTCAACAAGCAGAGAGCAACGACGAAG CATGGAATACTACCTGCAGAAGACATACTACAAAACAGCATCATTGATATCAAATAGTTGCAGGGCTGTTGCTATTCTTGCAGGGCACACCGCCGAGGTCTCAATGCTTGCTTACGAATATGGTCGAAATCTG GGTCTAGCCTTCCAGTTGATCGACGATGTTCTTGATTTTACCGGAACCTCTGCATCCCTTGGGAAGGGTTCATTATCTGATATTCATCAT GGTATCATTACTGCCCCGATGCTATATGCAATGGAGGAATTTCCGCAACTACATGAAGTTGTTGACCAGGGTTTCGACAATCCTGCAAACGTTGAACTT GCCCTTGATTATCTCCAGAAGAGCCGTGGAATTGAAAGGACAAAAGAGCTTGCGCGAGAACACGCCAACCGTGCAATCAAGGCTATAGAATCCCTCCCGGATAGCGACGATGAGGATGTTCTGACTTCAAGGCGCGCTCTTATTGATATCACGGAGAGAGTCATCACAAGGACAAAATAG
- the LOC133927230 gene encoding solanesyl-diphosphate synthase 1, mitochondrial isoform X2: MVAAEVPKLASAAEYFFKVGAEGKKFRPTVLLLMASALKFPMSESTEGGVLSILANKLRTRQQNIAEITEMIHVASLLHDDVLDDADTRRGVSSLNLIMGNKLSVLAGDFLLSRACVALAALGNTEVVSLMATAVEHLVTGETMQISTSREQRRSMEYYLQKTYYKTASLISNSCRAVAILAGHTAEVSMLAYEYGRNLGLAFQLIDDVLDFTGTSASLGKGSLSDIHHGIITAPMLYAMEEFPQLHEVVDQGFDNPANVELALDYLQKSRGIERTKELAREHANRAIKAIESLPDSDDEDVLTSRRALIDITERVITRTK; encoded by the exons ATGGTGGCTGCTGAG GTCCCCAAACTGGCATCAGCAGCTGAGTACTTTTTTAAGGTGGGAGCTGAGGGAAAAAAATTCCGACCTACG GTTTTGTTGCTGATGGCATCAGCTCTGAAATTCCCTATGTCAGAATCAACAGAAGGTGGAGTTCTCAGTATATTGGCAAATAAGCTCCGCACACGGCAGCAGAATATTGCCGAGATAACTGAAATGATCCAT GTCGCAAGCCTTCTGCATGATGATGTTCTAGACGATGCTGATACTAGGCGAGGCGTCAGTTCGTTGAATCTCATTATGGGGAACAAG CTTTCTGTGCTGGCTGGTGACTTCCTCCTGTCTAGAGCATGTGTGGCACTTGCAGCACTTGGGAACACTGAG GTGGTATCTCTAATGGCAACTGCTGTAGAACATCTCGTTACTGGTGAAACCATGCAGATCTCAACAAGCAGAGAGCAACGACGAAG CATGGAATACTACCTGCAGAAGACATACTACAAAACAGCATCATTGATATCAAATAGTTGCAGGGCTGTTGCTATTCTTGCAGGGCACACCGCCGAGGTCTCAATGCTTGCTTACGAATATGGTCGAAATCTG GGTCTAGCCTTCCAGTTGATCGACGATGTTCTTGATTTTACCGGAACCTCTGCATCCCTTGGGAAGGGTTCATTATCTGATATTCATCAT GGTATCATTACTGCCCCGATGCTATATGCAATGGAGGAATTTCCGCAACTACATGAAGTTGTTGACCAGGGTTTCGACAATCCTGCAAACGTTGAACTT GCCCTTGATTATCTCCAGAAGAGCCGTGGAATTGAAAGGACAAAAGAGCTTGCGCGAGAACACGCCAACCGTGCAATCAAGGCTATAGAATCCCTCCCGGATAGCGACGATGAGGATGTTCTGACTTCAAGGCGCGCTCTTATTGATATCACGGAGAGAGTCATCACAAGGACAAAATAG